Part of the Halomarina litorea genome is shown below.
CCTCGATGCCCTCCCCTTCGAGGAGGCTCGCGACGTACGCGCTCGCCTCCCCACGGGCGCAGACGGCGACGACGGGTTCCGCGACGTTCTCGACGAGGTCCGCGACGCTGTCGGTCGCCTCGGCGGCGACGAATTTCATGTAGGGGACGTCGGTCCGGTCGACGTTCTCGCCCTCGATGCGCCACGCGTCTATCTCGCTCCGGTTGCGCACGTCGAGGAGGTGGACCGACTCCCCGGCGGCGAGTCGACGCCGCACCTCCCGCGCGTCGAGCGACGTGACCGGTCGTTCGGGATCCGGGTACTCCTGGCTCACGTACCGGGGGACGCTCGGCGGGCGAATAAGCTCCCGGGCGAACGTATCAGCTCGTGGGGGACATCCTTCATACGGCCGGCGCGAGTCCCGTCGAGCATGAACGAGGAGGAGTTCACCGCGACCGTCCGCGAGGAGTGCGCACAGGAACTGGACCGCCTCGGCAGCGAGAAGGCGCTGGTCGCGACGACGGCTGCCCAGCTGGAGGACGACCGCGTCCTCGAGTCAGCGGCGCAGGCCGAGCAGCGCGCTATCGAGACGTTCGAGCAGTGGTCGACGACGGAGGCCAACACCGAGGCGCAGACCACCTTCGAGCGCATCCTCGGACAGGAGCAGGACCACTACGACCGCATCGCAGAACACCTGGAGACGGTTTCCGAGGCCGACGAGGACGAACTGCACGAGTATCTCCGCGGCCTGGACGACGCCATCGAGCGCGTCGCCGCCGGCGTCGTCGCCCGCGGGATGGTCTCCTCGCGGTCGCTCCTCCAGACCATCAACTACTTCGTCAACGAGTCGGACGAGGCGACGGCCGACCTCTTCCGGGACATCCGTGCGGAGACGGACGAACAGGTGGAGTCGGGCGCACGGCTCCT
Proteins encoded:
- a CDS encoding rubrerythrin family protein, with amino-acid sequence MNEEEFTATVREECAQELDRLGSEKALVATTAAQLEDDRVLESAAQAEQRAIETFEQWSTTEANTEAQTTFERILGQEQDHYDRIAEHLETVSEADEDELHEYLRGLDDAIERVAAGVVARGMVSSRSLLQTINYFVNESDEATADLFRDIRAETDEQVESGARLLADLCAEDAQWERAQTAAVQTIQLAYEEYAESLEGMGIDPKPVC